From the genome of Seriola aureovittata isolate HTS-2021-v1 ecotype China chromosome 6, ASM2101889v1, whole genome shotgun sequence, one region includes:
- the LOC130170627 gene encoding cAMP-specific 3',5'-cyclic phosphodiesterase 4D-like isoform X7 produces the protein MIVTPFAQVLASLRTVRSNFAVLTHLQDRVGNKRPSSSNQPSMCKTSLTEEPYQKLAVETLEELDWCLDQLETLQTRHSVSEMASNKFKRMLNRELTQLSETSRSGNQVSEFIASTFLEKQHDVEILSPAPKEKEKKKRPMSQISGVKKVTQSPSLAPACIPRFGVSTPHESLLAKEIEDINRWGLDIFKIAEFSGNRPLTVIMYTVFQERDLLKTFKIPVDTFITFMMTLEDHYHAEVAYHNNIHAADVVQSTHVLLSTPALEAVFTDLEIMAALFASAIHDVDHPGVTNQFLINTSSELALMYNDASVLENHHLAVGFKLLQEDNCDIFQNLSKKLRDSLRKMVIDMVLATDMSKHMNFLADMKTMVETKKVTSLGVLLLDNYSDRIQVLQNMVHCADLSNPTKPLELYRQWTDRIMVEFFTQGDRERDKGMEISPMCDKHNASIEKSQVGFIDYIVHPLWETWADLVHPDAQDILDTLEDNREWYQSMIPRSPSPSSPEEHHAEVGPGGGAVGAGGSVPSGGGGGGGGGGGGDKFQFELTLEEEEEDEEESDLESPLEDESQSGGERHRDSSSPSLSPDPRSRYRPPSPHPSRTLSLAAMSVRSPLPHRTLASPKREGTDRDRELSQEGDGVACLRMGT, from the exons ATGATAGTGACTCCATTTGCACAG GTTCTTGCCAGTCTGCGAACAGTGAGAAGTAACTTTGCTGTTCTGACACATCTGCAAGATCGTGTGGGAAACAA GCGGCCGTCAAGCAGCAACCAGCCATCAATGTGTAAGACATCTCTCACAG aGGAGCCTTACCAGAAGCTGGCGGTGGAGACACTGGAAGAGCTGGACTGGTGTTTGGACCAGCTGGAGACGCTGCAGACGAGACACTCCGTCAGCGAGATGGCATCCAATAAG TTTAAGAGGATGCTGAATCGCGAGCTGACGCAGCTGTCAGAGACAAGCCGCTCAGGGAACCAGGTGTCAGAGTTCATTGCCAGCACCTTCTTAG AGAAACAACATGACGTGGAGATCCTGTCTCCAGCTCctaaggagaaggagaagaagaagaggccaATGTCACAGATCAGCGGTGTGAAAAAGGTCACACAGAGCCCCAGTTTAGCACCCGCCTGCATCCCTCGCTTCGGAGTCAGCACGCCGCACGAGAGTCTGCTGGCCAAG GAGATCGAGGACATTAATCGTTGGGGTCTGGATATTTTCAAGATAGCAGAATTTTCCGGGAACCGCCCTCTGACGGTGATCATGTACACCGTCTTCCAG GAGAGAGACCTTTTGAAAACCTTTAAGATCCCAGTTGACACCTTCATCACCTTCATGATGACCTTGGAGGACCACTACCATGCTGAAGTAGCTTATCACAACAACATCCATGCAGCTGACGTGGTGCAGTCCACCCATGTCCTCCTGTCCACCCCCGCTTTAGAG GCGGTGTTCACAGACCTGGAGATCATGGCCGCTCTCTTCGCTAGTGCCATCCATGACGTCGACCACCCAGGAGTCACCAACCAGTTCCTAATAAACACCA GTTCGGAGTTGGCGTTGATGTACAACGACGCCTCCGTGCTGGAGAACCACCACCTCGCCGTGGGCTTCAAACTACTCCAAGAAGACAACTGCGACATCTTCCAGAACCTCAGCAAGAAGCTGAGAGACTCCCTCCGCAAGATGGTGATCGACATG GTGCTGGCCACTGATATGTCCAAACACATGAACTTCTTGGCGGACATGAAGACAATGGTGGAAACCAAGAAGGTGACGAGTCTGGGAGTCCTGCTGCTCGACAACTACTCCGACCGCATTCAG GTACTGCAGAACATGGTCCACTGCGCCGACCTGAGCAACCCGACCAAACCGCTGGAGCTGTACCGGCAGTGGACTGACCGCATCATGGTGGAGTTCTTCACCCAGGGAGACCGAGAGCGGGACAAGGGCATGGAGATCAGTCCCATGTGTGACAAACACAATGCCTCCATAGAGAAGAGTCAG GTGGGGTTCATCGACTACATTGTCCACCCTCTGTGGGAGACCTGGGCGGACTTGGTGCACCCTGATGCTCAGGACATCCTGGACACTCTGGAGGACAACAGGGAGTGGTACCAGAGCATGATCCCCCGCAGCCCGTCGCCCTCCAGCCCCGAGGAGCACCACGCCGAGGTGGggccaggaggaggagctgtgggaGCAGGAGGATCTGTCCCctcaggagggggagggggaggaggaggaggaggtggaggggacAAGTTCCAGTTTGAACTCAcgctggaggaagaggaggaggatgaggaggagtcTGACCTGGAGAGCCCCTTAGAGGACGAGTCCCAATCAGGCGGGGAGCGGCACCGGgactcctcctccccttccctgTCTCCGGACCCCCGCAGCAGGTACCGCCCCCCCTCGCCTCACCCGTCTCGGACCCTGAGTCTGGCTGCCATGTCGGTGCGGAGCCCCCTTCCCCACAGGACGCTGGCCTCCCCGAAACGGGAGGGCACCGACAGGGACAGAGAACTGAGCCAGGAGGGCGACGGGGTGGCCTGCCTGCGTATGGGCACGTAA